The proteins below come from a single Zea mays cultivar B73 chromosome 8, Zm-B73-REFERENCE-NAM-5.0, whole genome shotgun sequence genomic window:
- the LOC542452 gene encoding potassium channel 5 (The RefSeq protein has 14 substitutions compared to this genomic sequence): protein MAGCAPSRVASCGPWGGRAALESELSWDGSHYSISSGILPSLGARSNRRVKLRPFIVSPYADRYRCWETFLIILVVYSAWVSPFEFGFIQKPTGALAAVDNVVNAFFAVDIILTFFVAYLDRMTYLLEDDPKRIAWRYTTSWFVLDVASTIPSEFARKILPPDLRSYGFFNMLRLWRLRRVSSLFARLEKDRHFNYFWVRCAKLICVTLFAVHCSACFYYLLADMYPTPTDTWIGNSMPDFHQRGLWIRYVVSVYWSITTLTTVGYGDLHAENTREMIFNILYMLFNLGLTAYLIGNMTNLVVHGTSRTRKYRDTIQAATSFALRNQLPSRLQDQMMSHLCLKFRTDSEGLQQQETLDVLPKAIRSSISQYLFFNLVQKVYLFEGVSNDLIFQLVSEMKAEYFPPREDVILQNEAPTDFYILVIGSAELIELQNGGEQMVGVAKAGDVVGEIGVLCYRPQLFTVRTKSLCQLLRMNRTAFLSLVQSNVADGTIIMNNLIRLLKQQNDNSVMMGVLKEYENMLARGRLDLPVTLCFAVNKGDDFMLHQLLKRGLDPNESDNNGHTALHIAASKGDEQCVKLLLEHGADPNARDSEGKVPLWEALCEKQNPVVELLVQSGAGLSSGDVALYSCVAVEENDPELLENIIRYGGNVNSSMKDGTTPLHRAVCDGNVQMVELLLEHGADIDKQDNNGWSARALADQQGHDDIHSLSRSRKAHRQQHASKGTVAPVPIWRFNSEPTMPNIKHEEDAELRGKVVPQKLLRKRVSFQNSLFGVISSSHARQDTGRLLSKGLAGPGSPGCSHGSLVRVTIGCPEKGNAAGKLVLLPRSMTEVLELGARKFGFKPTKVLTTGGAEIDEVELIRDGDHVVLVSDDWAPDVAQLRPNDK from the exons ATGGCAGGGTGCGCACCCTCCAGGGTGGCGTCGTGCGGGCCGTGGGGCGGCAGAGCGGCGCTAGAGAGTGAGCTGTCGTGGGACGGCAGCCACTACAGCATCTCCAGCGGCATCCTGCCGTCGCTCGGCGCGCGGAGCAACCGCCGCGTCAAGCTCAGGCCCTTCATCGTGTCGCCCTACGACCGCCGATAcag ATGCTGGGAGACTTTTCTCATAATCCTTGTGGTATACTCTGCATGGGTTTCCCCATTTGAGTTTGGCTTCATTCAGAAACCAACGGGCGCCCTAGCTGCAGTGGACAATGTCGTGAATGCGTTCTTCGCAGTGGACATCATCCTGACCTTCTTTGTAGCTTACTTGGATAGAATGACATACTTGCTTGAAGATGATCCAAAAAGAATAGCTTGGAGGTATACTACCAGTTGGTTTGTTCTTGACGTGGCCTCCACCATCCCGAGTGAATTTGCTCGGAAGATACTACCACCAGACCTCAGGTCATATGGATTTTTCAACATGCTTCGTCTATGGCGTCTCCGTAGAGTCAGCTCTCTCTTTGCTAG ATTGGAGAAAGATAGACATTTCAATTACTTCTGGGTTCGATGCGCAAAGCTCATATGT GTCACACTTTTTGCGGTCCACTGTTCGGCATGCTTCTACTATCTTCTCGCTGATATGTATCCTACCCCAACAGATACGTGGATTGGTAATTCAATGCCAGATTTTCATCAGCGGGGTTTGTGGATTCGCTATGTAGTGTCAGTATATTGGTCAATCACTACGCTTACCACTGTGGGTTATGGTGATTTGCACGCGGAGAACACAAGGGAAATGATATTCAACATTTTCTACATGTTATTCAACCTTGGATTGACTGCCTATTTGATTGGTAACATGACCAATCTGGTTGTCCATGGCACCAGCCGTACTCGAAAATAT AGAGATACAATTCAGGCAGCGACCAGCTTTGCACTAAGGAATCAATTACCAAGTCGGCTCCAAGATCAGATGATCTCACATCTTTGCTTGAAGTTCAGGACAGATTCAGAAGGTCTTCAACAACAAGAAACGCTCGATGTCCTCCCTAAGGCTATAAGATCCAGCATTTCTCAGTATCTATTTTTCAATCTTGTCCAAAAGGTTTACTTGTTTGAAGGGGTGTCCAATGACCTCATTTTTCAACTG GTTTCTGAGATGAAAGCTGAATATTTTCCACCTAGGGAAGACGTGATTTTGCAGAATGAAGCACCCACAGACTTTTATATTTTAGTTACTGGTAGCGCG GAGTTGATAGAGTTGCAAAATGGCGGAGAACAG ATGGTTGGAGTGGCTAAGGCAGGAGATGTTGTTGGAGAAATTGGGGTTCTTTGCTATAGGCCTCAACTATTCACAGTTCGAACAAAATCATTATGCCAACTTCTGCGTATGAATCGCACTGCCTTTCTCAGCCTTGTTCAATCCAATGTTGCAGATGGAACAATAATAATGAACAACCTTATTCGG TTATTAAAGCAGCAGAATGACAACAGTGTAATGATGGGTGTTCTGAAGGAGATCGAGAACATGCTAGCTCGGGGTCGTCTGGATTTGCCAGTTACTCTCTGTTTTGCAGTAAACAAAGGAGATGATTTTATGCTACACCAACTTTTGAAGCGTGGTTTGGATCCAAATGAATCGGATAACAATGGGCATACAGCACTG CATATAGCTGCTTCCAAAGGAGACGAACAATGTGTCAAGCTTCTTCTAGAGCACGGAGCTGATCCAAATGCTAGAG ACTCCGAAGGAAAGGTGCCTCTTTGGGAGGCTTTATGTGAAAAGCAGAATCCAGTGGTAGAGCTGCTAGTACAGAGCGGTGCGGGGCTATCATCCGGAGACGTGGCCTTGTACGCTTGCGTCGCTGTAGAGGAAAATGACCCTGAGCTGCTTGAGAACATTATCCGTTACGGCGGCAACGTAAACAGCTCAATGAAAGACGGAACCACGCCGCTGCACCGCGCGGTCTGTGACGGGAACGTCCAGATGGTTGAGTTGTTGCTGGAACACGGAGCTGACATCGACAAGCAGGACAACAATGGCTGGTCGGCGAGAGCTCTAGCTGACCAGCAAGGCCATGACGACATCCAGTCTCTCTTTCGATCGCGGAAAGCACATAGGCAGCAGCATGCCTCGAAGGGCAGAGTGGCACCTGTGCCGATATGGAGGTTCAACAGCGAACCCACGATGCCAAAGATGAAACATGAAGAAGACGCTGAGCTACGCGGCAAAGTTGTTCCGCAGAAGCTCCTCAGAAAGAGGGTCAGCTTCCAGAATTCTCTTTTCGGTGTCATCTCTTCGTCCCACGCCCGCCAGGACACTGGTCGTCTGCTCTCGAAAGGCCTTGCTGGAACAGGTAGTCCAGGTTGCAGCCACGGCTCCCTCGTCAGGGTGACAATCGGCTGTCCTGAGAAGGGGAACGCTGCAGGGAAGCTCGTGCTCTTACCACGGTCGATGACTGAGCTTCTCGAACTAGGCGCGAGGAAGTTTGGCTTCAAGCCTACCAAGGTCCTGACGACTGGGGGTGCTGAGATTGATGAGGTGGAGCTTATCAGAGACGGTGATCATGTTGTTCTCGTCAGTGATGACTGGGCGCCAGATGTTGCACAATTAAGACCGAACGACAAGTGA